ACTTCTTGCGGAGATTATGTCCGAGACAAGGATGCTAACAGTGCTACCCTTGAGTTGGTTGAGGTAGCCGGTTGGGCAGCCCGTCATTCAATGACTCTACTTGATTACCTGGACAGCATTTATACTACTTTTGGTTATTTTGCTGAAAAACTGGGGACGATGACATTCGAAGGGCCGGAAGGATCAAACTTAATTGTCCAAATTCTTAAGTCATACAGGGAAAATCCTCCTGGGGAGTTTTTAGGCAATAAAAGGGTGGGATTCGATGATTTTGGCCTAGCAGATCATTATGATATTGAAGGCGATCTTATTCCTAAAGAAATCATGCTCCGGTTTATATTTGAAAACAACAATAAGTTGATCATTCGAGGTTCAGGCACTGAACCTAAAATAAAATTCTACTTGTCTACCCATAGCCCAATAGAAAACGGACTTGAAAAAACAAAAGATAATGCAACGCATTTCCTTAATCGCTGGTGGGAAATCATTCAACAAGATGTAAAGAGAAGGATAAACCGCTAAAAAGGATTTCTCTTCCTTTTGCCTTGATCAGGTTGGTTATTATAAGTTAATAACCCCTAATCAATCGAATTCTTCATGTCTACTTCTCTAGGAATTGACGGTGTGGTCGTCGTCTTTTTTTTTCTGATCACCTTGGGTATCGGTTTGTTCAGTAGTCGAATTGGACAAAAGAAAAAGTATGATGAGCTCACCCTTGGAGGCAGGAGAATGCCATGGTGGGCTATTCTGGGATCGATCATTGCCGCAGAAACAAGTGCTGGAGCTTTTTTAGGCACCCCTGCCGAAGGTTACGTTCTTAAGGATTTTACTTATCTGCAGCTTGCATTGGGAACAGTCATTGCCCGGATCATCATCGGCTTCTTATTCATAAAGCCATTCTTTCAATCTGGAGTCCATTCGATATACCAATTTTTAGAAACACGTTTTGGACCTTTTACCCAGAAAATGGCTTCAGCAACCTTCCTTTTAAGCCGGATGCTTGCAACAGGCACACGGCTCTATGTGGCAGCGATCATTCTCGTCGTGGGGGCCGAGTTTTTTTTACATAAACCCCTTAGTCGGCCACAAGAGATCAGCCTTTATTTTATATCAATCTTTCTAATCAGTCTGTTCACCGCATCCTATACCGCCCTTGGAGGCATTAAAGCGGTCATCTGGACAGATCTTATTCAGGCTTTAATCATGCTTTTTGGAGCGGCTTTTGCCCTTTTTTTTATCTTCGCCAAACTCTCTTCTGTTTATTCCTATCCTGAAATTGTCCATCTTTTTTTCCATAGGCCATGGTTTACTACGGGCATAACTCCCTCGAAGGGTCTTCTTGGTAATCTTCTCGATATCCTTGCCATCGACTACACTTTGTGGTCGGCTCTGATCGGCTCTACTTTTACCACTATGGCTACCCATGGGACAGACCAGGACATTGTCCAGCGACTACTCACGGCAAAAAATTATCAGAAAAGTCGACTTTCTTTGATTCTCTCAGGGCTAGCCGATATCCCGATCGGTTTTTTATTTCTCAGTATCGGTCTTCTATTATCCTTCTATTACTCGGTTTATACCGATCCCGCCCTTCCAACCAAGCCAAATGAAGTTTTCCCTTATTTCATCATTAGCCAACTGCCCTCTGGCATAAGAGGAATGGTTGTAGCTGCAATCTTTGCAACAGCTACGGGTTCACTCAGTGCCGCTCTAAACGCCCTGGCTACTTCCTTTTGCCAAGACTGGCTTACCCCTTCTTTTGAACGACTCGTCGATGAGAAAAAAAAGGTTTCTAAGTTAAGAGGAGCTACCCTTCTTTTTGCCTTGCTTACTTCAACTATAGGAGTGGCCACCGCCCTTTATACCGTTTACTTTCCTTCCGCAAGAATTCTACCAATAATCCTTGGCATCATTGGTTTTAGCTATGGCCCCCTTCTAGGTGTTTTTCTTTTAGGCTTGCTCACCCGTCATAGGGGGACAGACCGAGGAAATGTTTTAGCCATGATCGTAGGATTTTGTGTCGTTCTTCTACTGAGCAAAATTCCAAATTCTACATCATATTTTCATGAAAAAAATAACAGCTTATTTTCTCTCGAATGGCTTCCTCACGTCGCCTACCCATGGAGGATATTCATCGGATCGGTAGCAACATTCTCTATTGGTATACTTTTCCGGAACAAAACCGCTTTCTCACAAAAGGCAAAACCCAGTTAAGATTTTTTGTATAAGGCAAAAGCTTCTTCAACAGAAACCCCATCAAAGGTGATGGCCGAGATGGCATTACAAAAAGCGATCGCTTCAGCTAAAGGTTTCTGGTGAATGTTTCTTCCCGTAGCGTTTCCAGATGTCCCACCAACATGAATCTGGCCGTGAAGCTGGGTAAGAAAATCCTTTACTCCTACTTCCTTACCCCCAGCACAGATTAACCGAGTTCTTCCAGCAGCAGCTACAGCTTCCTTTAAAGCGACATGGGGATCTCCATCTTTGACTCGAGGTGGATTAACCTTTACGAAATCAGCTCCAAGACAGGCAGCAAGACCAGCAGCTCCTGCTATAAGATGAGGATCGGTTTCATTGATCACTGCTTTTCCCCTTGGGTATGCCCAAATGATCACTAACAGTCCTCGCTGGTGAGCTTCAAAAACAAGACGCGCAGCTTCCTTCAACATTTGTGGTTCAAATTCGCTCCCCGGATAAATGGTGTAACCGACCCCCACGATGGGAATGGACTTGGCCTGCAGGAAATAATCGAGCTGTTCGAAATCTAACCATAGAAGACTCAACGGATCTCTTTGCGACGTTTTAACCAGATGAGTTTTACTGTTTAGCTTAACCACATAACGGATATTAGAATAATCCATGGCATAACGAGCAATGAGCCCAAGTTGAGTAGCAAAAGCCCCAATACGAGCATGGCTTGCTATTTTAAACAAATGTTCAGGATTAGCATCATCGGCAGCTATACCTTCCCCGTAAAAATCATCGTTAAGATGCTCAACTTTCTGGTCTCCCGCCATGAGCATAAGCCTGCCAGAGCCCTGGGTCACTTCAAAAAAAACTCTCTTATAATCGTCTCTTTTCGACTGCGGCACATCCAGGGGAACTTTTATCTGATCTAAGCTTATCATGACAATCCTCCTTTTAATAAAAAAATAAACAGTCAACTCCCCTCAAATGTTTCCATTGTTATTGATGCAAAGAGAAAAAAGTAGAGAAAAGCCAAAAGGAAAGAACAACCCTTAACGGATGATTCCTCTTTCTGAGCCCTTGATGAATTCGATTATCGCAGCAAGATCCTGGGTGTTTTCTGCTTGTTTTTCTAAAACCTCGACAGCCTGTGCTGTATTTAATCCTTCATCCAACAGCTGCTTTAAAGCAAACTTAAGCGTTTTGATCGTTTCTTCGGGAAAATGGTTTCTTTTCAAACCGACAAAATTAAGCGAACGAAGCCGAGCGGGATTGCCATCGACCAATCCAAAGGGTATCACATCCTGGACAATCTTCGAGCAGCCTCCAATCATGGCATGTTTTCCTATTCGACAGAACTGATGAACTGCAGAAAGCCCTCCAATTGTAACGTAATCTCCAACGATAACATGCCCAGCCAGTGTAGCGTTGTTGGAAAATACGCAACGATTTCCAATACGACAATCATGAGCAACATGAGTATAGGCCAAAAACACATTAAAAGAACCAATTTCGGTACTTTGCCCTCTGAAAGTCGATCGATGCACCGTTGAAAACTCCCGGAAGACGTTGCCTGTGCCAATCTTAAGATAAGTGGGCTCTCCCTGATATTTAAGATCCTGAGATCTTTCACCAATCACACAAAATGAATAAAACTCATTCTCCGGACCTATTTCGATCGGTCCTTTTAAAACGGCATGGGGGTGGA
The DNA window shown above is from Methylacidiphilum caldifontis and carries:
- a CDS encoding sodium:solute symporter, whose product is MSTSLGIDGVVVVFFFLITLGIGLFSSRIGQKKKYDELTLGGRRMPWWAILGSIIAAETSAGAFLGTPAEGYVLKDFTYLQLALGTVIARIIIGFLFIKPFFQSGVHSIYQFLETRFGPFTQKMASATFLLSRMLATGTRLYVAAIILVVGAEFFLHKPLSRPQEISLYFISIFLISLFTASYTALGGIKAVIWTDLIQALIMLFGAAFALFFIFAKLSSVYSYPEIVHLFFHRPWFTTGITPSKGLLGNLLDILAIDYTLWSALIGSTFTTMATHGTDQDIVQRLLTAKNYQKSRLSLILSGLADIPIGFLFLSIGLLLSFYYSVYTDPALPTKPNEVFPYFIISQLPSGIRGMVVAAIFATATGSLSAALNALATSFCQDWLTPSFERLVDEKKKVSKLRGATLLFALLTSTIGVATALYTVYFPSARILPIILGIIGFSYGPLLGVFLLGLLTRHRGTDRGNVLAMIVGFCVVLLLSKIPNSTSYFHEKNNSLFSLEWLPHVAYPWRIFIGSVATFSIGILFRNKTAFSQKAKPS
- a CDS encoding beta/alpha barrel domain-containing protein produces the protein MISLDQIKVPLDVPQSKRDDYKRVFFEVTQGSGRLMLMAGDQKVEHLNDDFYGEGIAADDANPEHLFKIASHARIGAFATQLGLIARYAMDYSNIRYVVKLNSKTHLVKTSQRDPLSLLWLDFEQLDYFLQAKSIPIVGVGYTIYPGSEFEPQMLKEAARLVFEAHQRGLLVIIWAYPRGKAVINETDPHLIAGAAGLAACLGADFVKVNPPRVKDGDPHVALKEAVAAAGRTRLICAGGKEVGVKDFLTQLHGQIHVGGTSGNATGRNIHQKPLAEAIAFCNAISAITFDGVSVEEAFALYKKS
- the lpxA gene encoding acyl-ACP--UDP-N-acetylglucosamine O-acyltransferase, encoding MQTSIHPTAIVSPKAQIGSGVEIGPYAYIGEGVKVGDFCVIHPHAVLKGPIEIGPENEFYSFCVIGERSQDLKYQGEPTYLKIGTGNVFREFSTVHRSTFRGQSTEIGSFNVFLAYTHVAHDCRIGNRCVFSNNATLAGHVIVGDYVTIGGLSAVHQFCRIGKHAMIGGCSKIVQDVIPFGLVDGNPARLRSLNFVGLKRNHFPEETIKTLKFALKQLLDEGLNTAQAVEVLEKQAENTQDLAAIIEFIKGSERGIIR